In Lytechinus variegatus isolate NC3 chromosome 18, Lvar_3.0, whole genome shotgun sequence, a single genomic region encodes these proteins:
- the LOC121432085 gene encoding uncharacterized protein LOC121432085, whose product MKPREEILANAQYFARDALADLRQDELYLNTVEGQEIVELASHIDYEAEDFIEAAEVITKDLLQVVMSAEGKLPGSSANCAIIKNYQVYQMSSRAYSTFVKLLGSDNQSKFFQQYVLRVMLEKIMKDSIKEDFDAGAPVDELSIM is encoded by the coding sequence ATGAAGCCTCGTGAGGAAATCCTCGCCAATGCACAATATTTTGCCCGGGACGCACTTGCAGATCTCCGGCAGGATGAACTTTACCTGAACACTGTTGAGGGACAAGAGATTGTGGAACTTGCCAGCCACATTGACTACGAGGCGGAAGACTTCATTGAAGCAGCAGAGGTGATCACAAAGGATCTTTTGCAAGTAGTAATGTCTGCAGAAGGCAAGCTGCCTGGATCGTCTGCAAACTGTGCCATCATCAAGAACTATCAAGTTTATCAGATGAGTAGCAGGGCTTACAGCACATTTGTGAAGCTGCTTGGAAGTGACAACCAATCAAAGTTTTTTCAGCAGTATGTGCTACGGGTCATGTTAGAGAAAATCATGAAAGACAGTATTAAGGAGGACTTTGATGCTGGAGCTCCAGTAGATGAACTATCTATCATGTGA